From a single Stomoxys calcitrans chromosome 4, idStoCalc2.1, whole genome shotgun sequence genomic region:
- the LOC106090290 gene encoding clusterin-associated protein 1, producing MSFKEVRDLAEHLKLLGYPHTFPLQALSSNFGCLASFYVVAEVLQWLAGLLEPGAILPGGINTQEERVLLIRSATEFFVTKSAIKLNPRKLYAASAVTAGELQKITRLLIAPSANEDNQEEEDNYRSLNQVDIGDKIEDLRRARELSSDLTQRGATLHELLQKEMNNKEARLAQANRPMELASVERTLKNAVASSQLKLQANKAQLENARVELNALQSKLQRKKAELERTKQRLEALQKIRPAHMQEFEEYEKELKNLFQQYFLRLHIRDALRAQFEARTKRSTPISSPLLQKTNENSMPFIPEGLLADDDDDLDDDEARLEGSSALDNEIPQDHPSMKNMKNAASNKRPGTATSRMRPTTGRGRKGTALMNAAAAGRNDNSGTSEQQDMENDSSFGSTDSDFDMAELLGISTNATGGAVLGSNGPPNLDDDDFDLNSMDSISISKITGELQVRPKTAIKPEHHSDEDF from the exons ATGTCCTTCAAGGAGGTGAGAG ATTTAGCTGAACATTTAAAGCTGCTGGGTTATCCTCATACATTTCCCTTGCAAGCCTTATCCTCCAATTTTGGTTGCTTGGCCTCCTTCTATGTGGTGGCCGAGGTGCTGCAATGGTTGGCCGGCCTTTTGGAGCCGGGAGCCATATTACCAGGAGGTATAAACACACAGGAGGAACGAGTGCTGCTGATACGTTCGGCCACCGAATTCTTTGTCACAAAATCAGCCATTAAATTGAATCCCCGCAAGCTTTATGCAGCCTCTGCAGTAACGGCAGGGGAATTGCAGAAAATCACTCGCCTTTTGATAGCGCCCAGTGCCAATGAGGATAACCAGGAAGAAGAGGATAATTATCGCAGTTTAAATCAAGTGGACATTGGTGATAAAATCGAGGATTTGCGTAGAGCTCGAGAGCTATCATCGGATTTAACACAAAGGGGAGCCACCCTTCATGAGCTGTTACAAAAGGAAATGAACAACAAGGAGGCCAGATTGGCCCAGGCAAATCGACCCATGGAATTGGCGTCTGTGGAGAGGACGCTTAAAAATGCAGTGGCCTCTTCGCAGCTTAAACTGCAAGCGAATAAGGCACAACTGGAAAATGCGCGTGTCGAGCTCAATGCCTTGCAATCGAAGCTACAAAGAAAGAAGGCCGAATTGGAGAGAACCAAACAACGTTTGGAGGCTTTGCAGAAAATACGTCCCGCTCATATGCAGGAGTTCGAGGAGTATGAAAAAGAATTGAAAAATCTCTTTCAGCAATACTTTCTGCGTCTGCATATACGTGATGCCTTGAGGGCCCAGTTTGAGGCTCGCACTAAACGCTCCACACCTATTTCGTCGCCTTTGCTGCAAAAGACCAATGAGAATTCAATGCCTTTTATACCCGAAGGCCTGTTGgccgatgacgatgacgatttGGATGATGATGAGGCTCGTTTAGAGGGTAGTTCTGCCTTGGACAATGAAATACCTCAGGATCATCCCTCCATGAAGAATATGAAAAATGCTGCCTCTAACAAAAGACCGGGTACGGCAACTTCACGTATGCGTCCCACAACTGGGAGAGGGCGCAAAGGCACTGCTCTTATGAATGCTGCCGCTGCAGGAAGAAATGATAATTCCGGCACCTCAGAACAGCAGGATATGGAAAATGACAGCTCATTTGGGAGCACAGACAGTGACTTCGATATGGCTGAACTGTTGGGCATTAGCACCAATGCTACAGGCGGTGCAGTTTTGGGATCAAATGGTCCCCCAAATCTGGATGATGATGATT TCGATTTGAATTCAATGGACAGCATAAGCATTTCAAAGATTACCGGTGAATTGCAAGTGCGTCCAAAGACTGCAATTAAACCTGAACATCACAGCGATGAAGATTTTTAA